The region tcttggatctaattctgattgacatgatgaaatgcaatgtatctaatgttaaatgacctaaaaatgaatgcatgcatgaggtgtaaagcgtatgcttccaggaaaaatgaagggtaaattttggggtattacactatCCATATCTGTATGTCGCTGCTACTCAGTATCAACAACCGCCATGTCAGTATCAACAACAGAAAAGTAATCAACAACCAGCACCTGCTCAGAAAAATTAGAATCAACAATACAACCGTGACAACAAATGACAAGGTCGAGGTCAGAATAACAGAAACAGTTTTGGTAATCATCCTCAGATTGATAAAATTCTAGTGCCGTATGCTGAGCTGGTGCCATATTTGATTCACGTAGGGGCTATTGTACCAAAAGAAATCCCTGCAGCCTCTCCTCCTTTTCTTCCTAAGCACGATCCTAATGCCTCGTGCGCTTACCACGCCGGGTATATAGGGCACTCCACAGAAGACTGTTGGGCCCTTAAATACAAGGTCCAAGACTTGATTAATCAGGAGATTTTGTCTTTCTCCGAGGAAAATCCCAATGTGAAAACAAATCCCCTGCCAAATCATGGCGGTTCAGCAGTTAACATTATGATCAAAGAGGAAACAACAAAATTTGTACTAAGGGCCAACGATGTAAAGACTCCCCTGTCAGTGGTGTTGAAGAGGCTTGAATAATTTGGGTTTCTATCAGGTATACATGATAATTGCGCAATATGTGAATGTGATCCAGACAATTGCGACGAGTTAAGGGGTTGTGTGCAAGAGTTGATGGATCAGGGGTTGATACAGTTCTCCAAGTCCAAGGCAGTAGAAGAGGTGGCAGTAATCAAACCAATAACTATTGTGTATAGGAAAAAGAAGGTCGAAGCTCCTCCCAAGAGGATTCAACCAATTCAGTTCCGTGTTCCCAATCTGTTTTCGTATTAGAACACCAAGGTAGTGCCTTGGAATTATGAGACAACAACGTATTTGGGTGGAAAAGAAATTCGTATTCCTGACACCAAAATCGTCAATATAACTGGAACGGGAGGCATGACTCGCAGTTTCCGTGTATTCTCTCCATAGTACACTCCTAGGGTGTCTCCATCACCCACAATTATCCCGCCTAAAGAGAAGGTCATTCCTACTCCTACTCCGCAGGCAGGGGCAACTGTACCTACCACTCAGAACATGACGACTGTTCCAGCGCTGACGAATGTTATTGCCAACAAAGCGGTAGAATCTGAAGTGTCTAAGGTAAAGGGCTGATGGTTGAAAATGAGCAAGTTGAAGATCACAAGAAGAGCATCACTTTTGAGGAAAGTCAGAAATTCctcaaattgatcaagaagagtgacttcaAGATCATCGACCAGTTGAAccagactccttccaaaatctccaTTTTATCTCTGTtgttgagttctgaggctcaCCGCAAAGCATTGCTGAAAGTTCTGAATACCGCTCATGTGATGCAAGATAGCACGGTCGATCAATTTGACGACGTGGTTGCGAGAATCACTGCTAGTAGGTATTTAGGATTTAATGAAGCAGAACTACCTCCTGAGGGAAACGCCCATAATAAAGCACTACACATTTCAGTCATGTGCACATACTCTCTTCTATCTCGAGTCCTCGTTGACACTAGTTCTTCGCTTAATATGCTTCCGAAAGCTACATTAAGCCAATTATAGTTTAAAGATCCCGAGATGAGGACCAACGCACTGATTGTTCgagcttttgacggttctcgaAGACATGTTATTGGGGAAGTGGATCTGCCCATCTATGTTGGAACTCACCAATTCAGCATCACCTTCCAAAGCATGGACATCAACCCAGCTTATAGTTGTCTGTTGGGTAGGTCGTAGATTCATACTGTTGGGGAAGTCACCTCTACGCTGCACCAAAGGTTGAAGTTCTTGATTGATGATAAACTGGTAATTGTGTATGGTGAAGAAGACATGTTGGTTAGCGAACTCTCGTCATTCAGATATGTTGAGATAGATGAAGGGATTGTTGAGATTCCACTCCACTATTTAGAATTTGAAGAAGTTGGTTCTGCTACCTCCAATCATGACCAATCATCCGCTACCGTTCTATCTTCAGTCAGAAGCGCCAAACAGACATTGGAGAAAGGCACACTTCCCGGCTGGGGTAAAGTCGTTGACATGGCAGAAAAGCGTGACAAATTTGGTATCAGTTACCGCCCATCAACATGCAAAGCAAGCACAAAAAAATAGTAGTTCAACCCAGTCAAGTTCAATAGCGTCGACTTTCAAAATGATCATATTGTGGAAGTCATTGGGGAATCCAGTGGCAGCAAACCGGAGACTCCTAACCTCATACGCAGATGTACTCCAGGGTTCAAGCTCCCCAACTGGACGGCTTCCGTGATTCCCATAGTGTACTCAAAAAATGtaatgcattttattttctcAATCCCTTGTCCCCGCCCGAGATAAGAGGATAGCTTGTAAGGGCCTccatgtttaaaagtattatgtgGATAAATAAAAAGTACTTTTTGCATGCAAAACTCGTGCTCCcttttctttcaattattttcatttttttttactaaaacaatgaaatggcaaaagatttctttttcttttttcactTTATTAAAAAGCATACTAAAAATAAGCTCATCAGATGCAGACCAAATAAAACTATTGATTACAATATGGCAAGAATCAATTGTAAATCTGGATTTCCAATCAACCAAGCTAAAGATgatagtgaggaagattgtgaattatCAGCTAAACTAGCACGACTCCTTGAGCACCAAGAAAAAGATATTCAGCCATACAAAGAACCAGTGGATGTCATTAATTTGGGTTCTGAAACCAATAAAAAAGAAGTAAAAGTTGGGGCATCTCTTTCCAAGCATGTACACTCCGAGTTGGTTGAGTTATTGCACaaatatgttgacgtcttttcctggtcataccaagatatgccagggttagacACCAACATTGTTGAACATCACTTGCCACTCAAGCCTGAATATCCTCCCGTCAAGCAAAAACTCAGAAGGACCTGACCCGACATGGCActcaagatcaaagaagaggttaAGAAGTAGTTTGATGCTGGCTTTTCGGCCATTTATGAGTACCCACAGTGGGTTTCTAACATCGTTccagttccgaagaaagatggtaaagtcagaatgtgtgtagattaccgagacctcAATAAAGCGACCCCAAAAAATGACTTCCatttgcctcatattgatgtcTTGGTTGATAATGCAACTCAGTTTTCCAtcttttccttcatggatgggtctccgggtataatcagataaagatgtttccagaagatatggagaagacaactttcatcaCACCTTGGAGCACTTACTGCTACAAAGTAATATCGTTCGGCTtgaagaatgcaggggcaacatatcaacgtgccatggtaaccctctttcatgatatgattcatgaagagattgaggtttacGTAGACGACATAATTGCCAAATCCAGAACTGAGGAGGATCACTTAGTGAACTAGAGGAAATTGTTTGCCAGGCTCCGAAAGTTTAAGTTGCGTCTAAATCCAGCTAAATGCACTTTTGGGGTCCGATCCGGTAAGCTCTTGGGTTTCATAGTCAGTTAGAAAGGTATTGAGGTTTATCCCGACAAAGTTCGAGCCATCCAAGAAATGCCATCTCCCCGAACAGAAAAAGAAGTTCGAGGTTTCCTTGGTCGACTCAACTACATCTCCAGATACATATCACATTTAATAGCTACCTACGAACCAATATTCAAACTGTTGAGAAAGAATCAATCGATTATGTGGAATAacgattgccaagcggcatttgacaaaataaaaagtacttgcaagaaccaccaatcttgATACCATCGGTTCCTGGTAGGCCCCTCATTATGAACCTCACAGTACTCGATGAATCTATGGGTTGCATTTTGGGTCAACATGATGACACAGGCAAGAAGgaacatgctatttactatctcagcaagaaattcactgaatgTGAGACCAGATACTCACTTTTGGAGAAGACTTCTTGTGCCTTGACTTGGGTTGCTCGACGcctgagacaatatatgatttgccataccactttattgatatctaaaatggatccgATAAAGTATATCTTCGAAAATCCTGCTGTTACTGGTAGAATTTCCCGGTGGCAAATGTTGTTtactgagtatgatatccagtacgTGACCCAGAAAGCGATAAAGGGGAGTGTTATGTCTGACTACCTTGCTCACCTACCTGTTGAAGGTTATCAACCATTGAGGTTTGGCTTTCCAAACGAAGACATTAAGTTTATCTGAGACTTCACTATGCCAGGCTCCGAGATAAGCCATGAGGAATGCCCCAAACCAGGATCGCGATGGACGCTCGTGGCCATGGCATAGGTGCTGTTATCACTTCTCCTACCGGTTTCCACCTTCCATTTACCGCTAGATTATGTTTTGACTTCACCaacaatatggcagagtatgaagcaTGTAACTACGGTTTGGAGGCGGCCATCGACTTAAGGATCAAGATTCTTGAGGTGTACGATGATTCAACTCTGGTAATAAGTCAGGTAAAAGGTGATTGGGAGACTCGGGATAGCAAGTTGATACCCTATAAAGAGCATATCAGAAAACTAGTACCCTACTTTGATGAAATCTCCTTTCATCATATTTCCAGGGAAGAAAATCAGTTAGCAGATGCTCTAGCCACATTGGCATCTATGTTCAAAGTTAAATGGAAGAACGAAGCACCAACTATCCATATTGACCACTTAGATGAACCAATGCATTGTTTAGTAATCAAGGCCGATCCTGATGATAAGCCCTGGTTCTATGACATAAAGACATTTCTGGAGAAACAACAATATCCCGAGGGTATATCCGTTACTCATAAGAAGGCTCTGAGAAGACTCTCTTTCAAGTTCTTCCTAAACGGTGATGTGTTATATAAGCGAAATTATGATTTCGtactgctcagatgcgtggatagacacaaagctAGTACAATCATAAAATCCAT is a window of Lathyrus oleraceus cultivar Zhongwan6 chromosome 6, CAAS_Psat_ZW6_1.0, whole genome shotgun sequence DNA encoding:
- the LOC127094442 gene encoding uncharacterized protein LOC127094442, with translation MDARGHGIGAVITSPTGFHLPFTARLCFDFTNNMAEYEACNYGLEAAIDLRIKILEVYDDSTLVISQVKGDWETRDSKLIPYKEHIRKLVPYFDEISFHHISREENQLADALATLASMFKVKWKNEAPTIHIDHLDEPMHCLVIKADPDDKPWFYDIKTFLEKQQYPEGISVTHKKALRRLSFKFFLNGDVLYKRNYDFVLLRCVDRHKASTIIKSIHEGYEGVHAKGPAMAKKILRAGYY